The Aricia agestis chromosome 8, ilAriAges1.1, whole genome shotgun sequence genomic sequence AAGTCGAGAGTTATGCAGCGTTCTCTTTAAACGTTTACTGCTACTGCAGACGgtgtaaaatttattataacgGGCTAACTCACTTTCTTACTCTCTTTGCTGTCATAAAGCTTAAAAGGCCCCATTTGAGTGGCACTAGCGCTCTAGAAGGATTGTGGCTTAGCGTGCAGTTTCTTGCATTGCaccaaatgtatttttttttgtaatgtgatgagccattcaaatttggaacaggCAGCCCGACACCGCAAGCGGACAGCGGTAAGGTAAGTCTATCAAgtatcaattcaatgtgtatcttctAATGATGTAAGTAAAATTCAGTTTTGAATGGGTCACTTAAAACGCGCCTTACTTTGCAATTTTAGTGTGACTTCTTTGAGGTCAGTCCATAGAAGAAGTATCCTGGGGTCCTATTTTTGTGTCCTaaatgtttacactttacagtttCAAAAGTCGGCGAATGGAAAAAGACAGCATGAGATCGGAATTCGATGTCTTACTTTTGACCTCTGAGCTTATTCTGTCTTTTGGTGAAATTGACATTGGGTTTTAATTGGCCGAGTGACCTCGACATGTCAGCAATTGACACCTTTGTCACTGACCTCGTAACCGTGACGTGACATGATGCACCCTCTCCAAACTGTAACACTCGACGACCgcaacttttttatgaaatagccTAAAATAGAGCtaacaatattatagttattaataagTTAACATGTAACTGCTgcacttactgccgcactcagagatggacgaatattaattacttaattaattgtaattaaacgaagattttgacataacccCTATAcactatctgtcaaactctacattaaattgaagttttatCATTAAATGTAACTGAGTGCGGCAGATAGAGGCATATTTCAATGatttataaaatgaatattgtgatttgtgacgtatattacatacatttcctgtcaaaaacttaattaaattaaagttaagtattgATTTAATGTCTTCAAGTGCAATCGAGGTAGTTGTTGTCCTAATGGGCTATAATTTTGgctatttactattttataaacttactgaattataaaaatccatTATTGATACCCCTAGACTAGactagaataagaataagaatattattattatttatacgtgggagagccatgcttcggcacgaatgggccggctcgaccggagaaataccacgttctcacagaaaaccggcgtgaaacagcgcttgcgctgtgtttcgccgagtgagtgagtttaccggaggcccaattccctaccctattcccttccctgtcctcccctattcccttcccttccctctcctattaccctattccctcttaaaaggccggcaacgcacttgcagctcttctgatgctgcgagtgtccatgggcgacggatgttgctttccatcaggtgacccgtttgctcgtttgcccccttatttcattaaaaaaaaaaatcttttgtccTGTAAAAAGTGGCATCAACGTGGATTATTGAGTGACTCCAACCATTTTTTGCGCGGTATATCTGTGTTCACACAATGAATTCTACATCCAGTTGCATTCATAATGAAAGCTGAAGGATTCGGTGTCATACTATTGCTTCTTTGAATTATGACGCTCTATAACCCTGAGTTAGTgtcaatttaaaatgaaaattcaATCTCAATAGATGAATGTTTACCAAAATACCGGATGAGATTCATCACATATAGCAATTTACGTATTCATATTTTTGATTAGATATGAAGTCATTCACAAATTATGATGACTGCCCCAAGGTTTGTAATAAAGGCCATGTCTCTTAACATAATTTACACTATGGATTGCGTCATGACTCATGTGTCACATAGTAACTGCTAACTAGCCCTACTAATATTTGTAAAGTAGGTCTTACGCTTAGTTCTGTCTGCTCTGGTACTATAAACAAAAGTATCAGTattcagggcctgtttcaccacttcctgataagtgccggataggctatccacaacttaacttgacaaataAAGTTGTGgaaagcctatccggcactttatcaggaagtggtgagacaggccctaagtgtatattttattattttctcaaTTTGCAGGTAAAGTTTGCAGACCCACACAATATTATTTGTCATGTTTGTGTAGGAAGTAGCTAGGTATTTATAAATGGGTAAGGACCAAGGGGTAGAAGATATGCTTGATATTCTATTATGTTTACTTATAAGAATCTATtcatattgaaatatttaataacacaattatttttataattcagtCAAATTAtcgttaaaaaaaacaaatatacaaTTTCACATGTTTATTGACTTCATTAGTCACAATTAACATCATCGCAATACATTATAACATAATCAAAATATCGGTGCCGTTTATTGAACAAACTCAATAGCAGCAgcattatttcatattatatgatTGATTAGGGTTGCCAAACACCAGTTAAAACCAATTTGTGTACTAACGGTTTTTAACCATCGCGAAAACCTGCTGTATCCTTGTTTAAATTCTGCAATTGTAATAGTTGTTTGAATCATTTTTCCGGAATTTATGtgtgatttattattttacgaaTTGTACATAAAAAAGAGAAGTTGAATGtgctttaaattatatataaaaaaacgtAACCTCGGAATAATTCGCATAGAGCTGAAAATTGGTAAAGAcgctaaaattttatttaaggtCAAAGGTATGAAAATGAGGTTTTTCCCGTTTCTTTTTCAAACGGTAGGTACATTTTATCAGAAAAACAAGATTGTAGATcataaaattatctacaaaaaatatttagacaCTTTTTTCATTCGACTTATCTTTGAATTCCTTCTAAAAAGCGGGTTTAATGTTTGGGAAAATCatatctgtactaatattaaaaagctAAAGAATTTGTagaactactggttcgaattgaaaaattcgttttgtgttggatagtctTATTTATCGACAAAAATTTGAGCTACTATATAACATCACATAGCAAccaataggagcaaagaaacagagaaaaatgtggaaaaacggggaaaattatttgaaagagcttatctcacaaACTGCTTGTGCCCTATTTCTATGATAAAATGTACCGTTTCATTAAAAAACGGGAAAAACCTCATTTTCGTACCTTCGATGTTGAATAAAAGGAGGATCGCCGGGGATTTTTgaggttttatttattaaatacacCATTATTTAACATTTCTACAAATTTTCAGCTCTATGCGAATTATTCCGAAATCCGAGGTCGTATGTTTAATTTTTCTGGGCTAATAGAAATTAATCAAAGGCCGCTATTTTTATGAATCTGGTACATATCACTTCCTGCTCGACGTCTGTTTCTTTTTGGGCCAAATCCCAACACTGTAGCGTTATGGCGTCGACTGGAAAAAGTCGACCATTGCACGGTTGTGGATGGGCCCTTACAAATTGTCGCCGAATCAAATGACAGGTCGCGACTACAGCAACGCTCTGAAAGTAGCCCAGTTTGTCTCTTATCAATAATGTTGATGGCAACCCTAATGTTATTAGCATGGAATAAGGAATTGCTTTACATTTGACCTCTCGTGACATTTAGCAAGCTCCTACATTATGTGCTAAATGTTATGGTGCCTTTTAAAACATACGACGAATTTAATAATACCAGTTGCTTTCCCCTGGAAGTACAAACTTTAACATACACCTACTTTAAATACTATATTCAAtaggatataatatatatttatatttaaaatacactaatattatatcattgacAGTGTGATACGAGGTGACCCTGTTACATTTACAACTTTTCAACTTgtgaataatttaaatataagaaacttaacgttacttaaaataatgcttaacaataatacctaagataaatataatatttaatttaacgtaattaataataaactatattCGCATACTGGACCATTTCTATAAAAACTTCTCCCGGTCCATCTAAAAGCACTCCTACTTCTTTGACATTTTTATATACAgaccttaaataaaaataatgtctatGTGATTTTCACGTCGGGCCAAGGGCGGATCCAGCTTTGGCgccagggggagggggggggggggggggagtcaCATAGTCGTGGTCAAGACACAAGAacttgtaatttaattttgattatttaccTAGTAGTTCACCTAGGACCTGGACCCAGTTATGTCATGACCCCCATGACCCCCCCTGAATTCGCCCTTGCGTAGGGCTTTGGCACCTTGCACAGTCAGCACGTTTATAAAGTcacaatatatattatgtgatcgaAGGTCACAATATTGATTTTTAGATACAcacttatattttgtatgccAATTTGATATTGAATTTTGTTTATTTGGTAATTTTTAATACCCTTCTTTgcattaaatatcataatatgtatacttagaTACTTAATGAAGATGTCGAATAATACATGTAAAAGAGAAATACTTGATAAATACTGATATTAAAGaaaaacttagaaataaatccATATCAGACCAGCACCGAGTCcacgaaacaaaaaaaaacgtcaGTGCACGGCGAGCCTGACCAGCACCCACATTCGAATTTAGAACCTAAGTGGAATGTCTAGAAACAGCTTCATACGCTCGGCGACGTCGGCGACCGAGCGTTCGTCGAACTAGCTCTCGTCGTCGATGTCGACGGAGTCCTCGTCTATCGGCTGGCTCGTCAGCGCAGCCCAGAGCGGCGAGCGCGCGCCGAGCTGCGCCGAGCCGCGCCGCTAGCTCTCCCGAGCGCACGCCGCCGCCGACACCGCCGCCGCGCCCACCGCGCTCATCGCGCTGAAGATTATCGTCCCCACCTCGCGGTCTGGAGTCATCTCCACCTGCGAATACCAGAACATCGTTAATCCACACACTTCTGATAGTGAAACGGCACAGCTCCGTCGCGAAGGCACAAAAGACGTTTGTGTGAACATGCGCTAATTTGGGCGATAATCTTCGCTAGACTTGTCTAGGATATTCACACAAATAACAATATCATGTACGTCAACTGTGGTCTGTGACTGAGCTGCGTAGCTAAAGCTAGGTTTTGGGATCCCATCTATGTCTAACGCACACATTCACTTTACACCCATAATTTACCAAGGAGTGTGTCTCCCTTTGCATACATCTTACATGCACATTATCTATTGCTGGGTGGGTCATGCCGTCTGAACTCTGTAGTCAATTTACCGCAAAATGGGATTACTACTAAAATATTGCTCACAATCTCAACTTGTTGTCTATGCACAATGTACTATGTAGGGCCCTTACAGACGATAGATCATAGAGCATTAAGCTACAGTGTACGCATGCATTACTGCTATTTATAGCCTCAAGCCCTATCTACCCTCTGCACTGGTTGTTACAGCTACATTGTGGAATGCACCACTCTGTTGTAAATATTACAGCATCGACGTGTTTTTGGTCACGTCAGCCAGGCCGTGACATTGAAGTATTAATCAAGATCGCAACATAATATTTGCTTTTGCCGTGACGCAGTGCGCTGGTCAGTTAACGAaaaatttacttaaattattatcattcttaCGGTTTAAGACTTTTTAggaaacattataaaatattacttcaTTGCTTGAAGCGGCTAATGGATTTGGTTACACGAATCTCATCTAATCACGATGCGGCTCTATCTCTATAAATTCTAACATTTAATGAATCAAATCGCAATCCTATGGTTTTTTGTTTGCTTACTAAGcactaacaaataacaatcaTTCTGAAAACCAATTTAGGAAACTGCTTAATAATtctaaaaattaatttctctaCAACTTCCCACACTAGACGAAAACAGGATTACGTACTTGCATCATCTCCTTGAAGAATGAAAGCaataagttttaagtttaattCGGACATTTCATTGAGAAACGGGACAAGGTAGCCATTTAAACTGCCTTTATGTAGCTTTATATTTACGAACTGAATACAGCGCTAAATACAGATTTAGGCTGCTCGCACACGTATTCATGAGTGGCAGATGCATGTGACATAGAGCTAAAATCCATACTACCATACTAATGCGATAGAAGTCTGCTAATAGACTTCGATGAAGGGAActatggagatattttaagtAGCTTCTATGTTATGTGATTTCCTAAATAAAAGTAGAAAATATGAAAAAGCGCATTAAAAggtacaaaaaatttaaataatcattaaaattaattcGAAAAGCTACTgacaaaattgtaaaattagtttcgtaaactaattatttctagcTGACGTCTTGTAGCCCGATGTGGCAAATGGCCGACAGCACTGACCGCAGAGAAATTAGGCGCAAGATACACTTATGTAAGACCTGTTTCGTGTAACTACCGGACCGTGTTCCGAACTGTTTCCCTTTACGGAGCTGAGCAAGGTCAGTCTGTCGTTTATTGACAGTCTTTACCacaatataaatacaaataagaAATTGAAagtgtaataatttattgaggCGGAGCTCTCAGCGTTTTTAAGcgcttaaattttaattaggtTCAAAGATTGTGATCTCGTTCGATTCAATATCAGTTGGCAAGCCGTACCGTCAGTACATGTGCCCTTACAGGTGACAGCGTGGTCTGCTCGGGGCCGGAGCGCTCTTTGAGTATCGTGTCTAGCTCCAGGCTGTCGGTGGTCGTGGAGACGCACCAGGCTGACGGCTCTGAGCCTAGCCCTGATCGGGGACAGCCGGACCGTCAGTACAGATGCATTGCCTGTACTTACATGTGACAGCGTGGTCTGCTCTGGGTCGGAGCGCTCCTCGAGCACCGTGTCTAGCTCCAGGCTAGGCGGTGGTCGCGGAGAGCGCACCAGGCTGACGGCTCTTGGCCTAGCCCTGATGGGGGACAGCCGCACCACCGACAGCTCGCCACGGTCCAGCTCGCAGTTCCGTCGCCGCGCTCGCTCTCTGTGAACATTGATATAGTGCTGGAGCATTTGCTAtacaagttgtaacaaaactaggaGCTCTCCGTACCAAGTCTTTTCGAAGCTCCCGGGCTTGACTGCAATAGGCTATGTATGTGTCCTTTATACAACGTGTAACAATTTAACTAAGACGTGATAATAACTTTGGGGTGTGTGAATGTCTCttcttgttttctataataccgtgcttaaaatattatgttcgtatTTTGTTAAGTAccaagtaacattttattgatcCATTTTCATATTTTGGTCAAAGCTCTTATACGATTATCGTTTTTTCGTTTCCACAGAAGCCCTAAAGTAACCGTAAATCAAATAACTttgaaatatattgtattatcggTTCTGTTAAGAAATGTATCGCTATTACTCCGTTTGGATTTATTTCAGAAAGAAATAATGTTTGAAAGGAACAAGTTTATATTTTACTgctacaatttttataaaatattagatgacgtatcctatgtcctttttcgggactcaaagtaatctccataccaaatatcagcaaaatcgattcagcggtttcggTGTGTAGAGcctagaggtaacagacagacaaacagacatacagacagagaggcagacacactttcgcatttataatattagtaaagtattgATGTTGATGTCACTTGTCTCACCAGTGACTAGATCTCATGAGCATTAGTCAGTAACTCAGTACACTGAGTAAAATTTCGGAACTTACGCTATAATATGTGCGCTATATATAGTGTATAGCATATTACTAAAGTCAGTGCCGAATAGCGACTGCCGGCGTAATTACTTTGGTTCGTTTGCCATTAAAGTGTTACTCGGGCGATGTCTTCCCAACACAGGGTTGGatttgttaaaatatgttttttgcaTTTGTCCTCGATTTTCGGAACAAATTTTCTGTATAATAATGTAAGTGTGTAAGTCTTAACATGTCATTAATTTGTGTTGTTCAAATGAATATGTTCAAGTtcatttattcaataaaaaattatgttattgttTCGCAGGTTGATTCCAGGTTTCATACATTTTTCtccattttcttttttcttccgGACGAGCCCCGATAGGATAGACTCTTAGGATTCCGATTCCAGTTATTTTCTTGTGCTACACAAGTCTGGTACGGTACATCAAGATTTGTCTATTTCAGAATAGTCATAACTTGAACATAACAAACACTTGGATTTATAATAACTGTGAATTCGtaggatttttattaaaacataaagGCGTGAGACAACCCTATTCACGTTGGGATACATAAATTTGCACATTCCAACGTATAGACAGTACGCAGGAACATTCCGACGTGGCGCAAATGTTCCCCGTAAGCCTACATACTACATACAACACTCAACAGATGTTACTTGGAATTCATTACCATTGAAATTTTAatctacatacaccaaaattaAAAAGAGGAATCTTGGCTGTCTTTCTCTCTTTCGACTGAAATTGAACTTATGgtaccatgggcgtacccaggttctgggccagggggggggggggggggggggcaaattacccatgttctgggccaggggggggggggcaaattacccaggttctgggccaggggggcaaatcagatttttcataagctaggtgtttatctatactaatattataaatgcgaaagtatctctgtctgtctgtctgtctgtctgtctcgctttcacgccaaaactaccgaaccgattgtaatgaaattttgtaaacagatagtctaaagcctgagaaaggacataggctacttttttactggaaaaaagcgttgtaagggggtgaaaatgcgtaaatttgttcaaattaagttagttccaaaaattcatactagatggcgccgtgcgtctcctacatcgcgctaatgcttgcccaaaagtctttctataagaggtggtattatcttacacttgtctgtggatattttttcgattgttatgtctttttaaagttatttaataaatctgtactttatctatgcagtgacgtaaccttacagtgtaaacctatcaatgataaatagtttatgggtaaagttgtgtaattggggggctaaataagcttaaaaatttggcataaaatataaagtttaattttaaaaattgaaatatcattatatttcattttttttaatcaaaacagctgttcacactgcacagctgttttgatttaattttttgatttgacgaagtcgcgggcaacagctagtaaagaataaacatataataataattttttgttgtaaaaatattgtacttattgcaaacaaatggcaaaaattagttttctaaatttttaatttttatagataaagtactagataatatacttagtagggacgtcaacatgatccagggggggcagctgccccccccccccttgccccccctcggtacgcccttTTGAGTTCTGAGCGGTGAGCCACATCCCATATACATTGTCCAAATTGCAACCAAATGCCgaggtaccaaatttcatttttatGTTTTGTGACTGGTCACGAGGCGTGGTTAGAACCATAAAAATTAGAATAGTCAAATAGACATTCTATATACCATAAATCTATAGAAGCCCCTATTGGCAAAAAGTAGCCACTTttgtaagtattataatatagatataacTAAACCTATCATTAACACAAAGTCCTCaggtagataatttttttttatgaaataagggggcaaacgggtcacctgatggaaagcaacttccgtcgcccatggacactcgcaacataagaagagctgcaggtgcgttgccggccttttaagagggaatagggtaataggggagggtagggatgggaaggtaagggaataggggagggtaggggattgggcctccggtaaactcactcactcggcgaaacacagcgcaagcgctgtttcacgccggttttctgtgagaacgtggtatttctccggtcgagccggcccattcatgccgaagcatggcttttcCACGTCTATAAACTACTATACTAGAGCttgtctaatttgaaatgaCGCGCCCTACCAATTCACTAGttgatattaaatgaaaaattttgtactgtgaatatgagggaggggcgcgtcattttaagTTAGATAAGCCCTACAAATTGGTCCAGTAATATTACACATGGGCACTGCCTGCCAGTTCTATGTGCTTGAATTTGGCGACCACACTACGTCGGTCtaaactctagagtctagaatctagatcatgATTTTGGATTTTCCCCaattatattatcattgttcgcgccaaactttagcgcgacgaatgtggcagttggcaacactgcgcatgagtctgcgctgtcagctgtcatacgtttTGACATGCCAATgacacagtccattaccggcgcgcgatcgttacatacgaaaaatatcggctagccgttcccgtgattcgcgataaatcctcagctcagtgaaatagaaggtgacagtgtcgtgtgactacaagcatcagcacatcagccctatcagcccatctgcccagctacctcagccaccaggtaaccccagtttcctttctgcccatcgttgtagtgtaggggtcctcgcccctacacTTTCTGGTCCTTTCGAGCCGTCCAGTGACCTTTCTGGTCATTTCGAGCCTTTCAGCACACTCCCTGGTCCATAGCGAGCctaggaatatttttttcacccaCCCGCTTTAATGCCCGGCCCggcgaaaattaaaactacagtTCATTCTGCTCATATTTCTGCCTAGTATTATTGAAATcccattttattactaatattctaTCGAATAAAGTAGCCTCCGCCCATTTTTTACCCCCTTACGGCAATATTTTTACAAGTTTGCCAAATACGATTTTGTTCGTCCGccatattaagtaagtaataatttgcATAGGTAATTTAATCCCCTATCATCTTATTGTGTAATTGTAATCGCATTATTTTCAGCCCATATATTGCGTCTATattgcatttaaattaaattcccgaatatatttcagcccaaataccaatataaaaataacttcaaCATAATTCCGTCGGGTTATAAGAACAAAGAAACTTTCATACATCACATAGTTTGTGCCCATTACATTAAGTGTTATTATTGTTCAGCtcattgaaatatttacagttGTTTTTGTTAACTTAGCACTTAGGTACTTCGACTTAATTACTCGCCTTACCGCGATCGATCTTTCGCCGCGCGCACATACCTCAGCACCTCCGCTCCGATAAGAAACATctgttaattgtttttaataactaTTACAATAACAAGCGTCTTAGGTATCGCATTTAAACGTTTTATGTCTCcgctcattacataatattgctgtTACCGAGTTATACTTGCGTTAGAATTCAAATATACTAACTCAGCACATTACTATAACACTTTACTATTTTTTCAACATAgtttattaactacttatatacatttttatcagcTCGTTAAGGTTCCTTTACACTAACATGCCTACTAAATCGCAAGCAGCCGTTTTCAGAGAGGCCGTCAAAGCTTTCAGTCGGCTCAAAGAAATTGCGACAGCACTTTCTAGTGGCGACTCCAAGGAGTCTTCTCAAACATTAAGAAAGGAGTTTAATGCACGTCTTAAGGAAGTTTCCTATCAAAAAACAAGACTCGAGAAAATTTATCACGAGATCCTAGACGACCCAAACTTATCCCAAGATAACGAAAAATTATACACGTCGAATTACGACTGTGCGATTTCtgattattactttattttaacggCAGCCGAAAATACACAAAGTACTTCGGAGCCTCCTCAGCTCACTTCTTCCGTTTTGCCTAAAATTGAGCTTCCGAAGTTTAATTCGTTGGTTGAAGAATGGCCTTCTTTTATTACGATTTTCCGTAGTCTGATGGACGACATGGCAACGTTGTCGGACGCGGTAaaattacattacctgctctcatGCCTGTCGGGGGAGGCATTATCCATGGTTTCTCATCTAAAAATCACTAACGAGAATTATAGTGTTGCGCTCGACATACTAACACGTCGATATGAAAACCGTCGCGTGTTGATCGACAGGTTTGTCGATATTATACTCGGTCTGCCCAATATTCATATACGCTCGAGTATCCGAGCTACTTTTCTCACTCCGCTCATCTCGGCTCAAAGCgcattaaaaaacttaaacttgCCTATGGACAGCAACTATGTTTTTGTCTCCATTGTAGTCCGTAAACTACAGGGGGAGCTCCGCACATTATTCGAGAGGAGATACGGCGCCTCTGATGTCCTGCCCACATTAGATAATTTAATCACTTTTTTAGAAGAGCACGCGCGCTGCATTGAGACAGAATGTCCGACGCCAGCGCGCACTGAGTCTCAAGGTCAAGCGGGATCTTCCCGTCAacaacccccctccccccgctcTCCGCGCAGTCTCCGCTTTAGACCCATAAGCCCCGCGTATCAGCGCTCGCCTTCAGCACATACCATGCGTACCCCGCATGTCAGCCCAGCTCCATCTCATTCTCGCCAACACTATGCACCCCCCTCTCCCCCCCGACAAGTTCAGCACGTATACTCAGCTCAAGCCAGTTTTAAATCTAAGTTTTACTGCCCATATTGTAGGTCTACAGAACACAAATTAATAGCTTGTCCCAAGTATAACCATCAGCCCATTCAAGGACGTTGGGACTTTATCGAGTCAAAAGGTAGATGTCGTAAATGTTTAGGTCCGCACTACGAAAACGAATGTAGGTCGACTGGTGTCTGTAAGGATTGTGGTAGTCCTAATCATCACACTTCTCTTCATCGTCATGATGCACCACGCTCGCCAACATCATCAGCTCATTTACTTCCTGCTCACCTGCGCGCGCAGCCCCGTCgtcgtgataataataataatgctcaTACCTACACATCTAATACTAACCATACGATCGTTCATCATCAACCATCTACATCTCATCAGTCGCATTCATCTTcgcctcataataataataataacaaacaatgACTACCTACCATCACCGAGCATTCAGAGTTAGAAAATCAgcccaataatttaaataataatttttctcatcATAAATCCGCTCATAACTCA encodes the following:
- the LOC121730002 gene encoding uncharacterized protein LOC121730002: MTRSTNSSLLEQFRSSSTTTTTTVSNNVVIVAKSTNGNKRPPIIIYPTVTPESIVVPIVSCIFGFPLLALTIICCLRRRAKLARERARRRNCELDRGELSVVRLSPIRARPRAVSLVRSPRPPPSLELDTVLEERSDPEQTTLSHVEMTPDREVGTIIFSAMSAVGAAAVSAAACARES